A stretch of Shimia isoporae DNA encodes these proteins:
- a CDS encoding glycosyltransferase codes for MSTELPKEIQQVVLYEGSIYANVGSQTDSAKLALRQGQSGSDFHAVDFGGSKRLSFPVEYRPDFSNYPLVKKINPLTGKDEDYASAWVNNLEDWSIENGETLQLMVNDYGTPAQFKIAAPLQVDMPHSNQMVFRTWVAAHRARGRIIVTVTESGSQSPKPLFEEKFSNALRGGKHAVGYQEISFNLPRYMEPVTLNITLEFEKYISEEHEVEPFLFLANPHVTRAVQKEPLVVSRRLAARDGGKMPNWLVAELPDRLHHDSTLELISGGKSLPLLQGEDVEVILENADGAGLTFRASHARDFMIYLDGKQAQRVFIGTDSSFIRVPDEFRDGTHKLIEVRDETGSQVFFATYVLLPRHLTPVDVMLREGQYPYGGALMAQAQHRYESLKRLLASNASNAVREQAAYALSVVERGYDNVKLKPLAFPKVSKPDVSIVIPAHNKVEVTYLALCSLLLAQNDASFEVIVVDDASTDETADLETFVSGITVIHNAEAQRFIRACNAGVAQAKGEYVVLLNNDVEVTSGWLDELISGFDRFDGVGAVGSKLLYPNGELQDAGGMVWGTGNPWNYGNRQNAWAPQFSYARQVDYLSGAALMTTREIWNEVGGLSSYLEPMYFEDTDFSFKIRDAGYKTFFIPASIVYHYEGMTSGTDVTTGYKRYQEVNRPKFKRQWVKAYASHGQNEGFRPDLEKDRGIVGRVLFIDYTTPRPDRDAGSYAAIQEIKLVQSLGYKVTFLPQNLASFGGYTEELQKMGVEVIIAPFFLSVSEFLEKYGADFDAFYITRYYVANETLPIIRRVAPHAKVLFNNADLHFLRELRRALSEGSEEMMNGMRDVREMELRIMRDVDVILSYNDAEHAVITSHLEGAVPVTKCPWVVDVPDTIPGIEGRTGMSFLGSFGHHPNMEGIEWFAEEILPAINTSAADFDLAVYGSGMADGAKHLASDLLRPVGFVQEIEDAFHQHRVFVAPLLSGAGIKGKVLSALAHGIPCVLSPTAAEGIGLRHGHDCFIVRTKQEWVQAIQSLAEDDVLWISMSENARNYIKETFSFETGKDHMRNAFECVDMFQHI; via the coding sequence ATGTCGACAGAGTTGCCCAAGGAAATCCAGCAAGTGGTTCTTTACGAAGGCTCAATTTACGCCAACGTAGGCTCGCAAACCGACTCAGCCAAACTGGCACTACGTCAGGGTCAGTCAGGATCCGACTTTCATGCAGTGGATTTTGGCGGTTCGAAACGGTTGAGCTTTCCTGTGGAGTACCGCCCGGATTTTTCGAATTACCCATTGGTAAAAAAGATAAATCCGCTGACTGGAAAGGACGAGGATTACGCTTCTGCCTGGGTCAACAACCTTGAAGATTGGTCTATCGAGAACGGCGAAACACTGCAGCTGATGGTCAACGACTATGGGACACCTGCACAGTTTAAAATCGCCGCGCCTTTGCAGGTAGACATGCCTCACAGCAACCAAATGGTTTTTCGGACCTGGGTAGCAGCCCATCGCGCCCGCGGAAGAATTATTGTCACGGTGACCGAATCAGGGTCCCAATCCCCCAAACCTTTGTTCGAAGAGAAATTTTCCAACGCCCTTCGCGGCGGCAAGCATGCGGTTGGGTATCAGGAAATCTCTTTCAACTTGCCGCGCTACATGGAGCCGGTCACGCTGAACATCACGCTCGAGTTTGAGAAGTATATCTCTGAGGAGCATGAAGTTGAACCTTTCCTGTTTCTGGCGAACCCCCATGTCACGCGCGCAGTTCAGAAGGAGCCGTTGGTGGTCAGCCGTCGCCTCGCCGCACGCGATGGTGGCAAAATGCCCAACTGGCTTGTGGCGGAATTGCCCGACCGTCTGCACCACGACAGTACTCTGGAACTCATTTCGGGTGGTAAGAGCCTTCCTCTTCTTCAGGGTGAAGATGTAGAGGTCATTCTGGAAAACGCAGATGGCGCTGGACTAACTTTCCGAGCCAGCCATGCCCGGGACTTTATGATCTATCTGGATGGCAAGCAGGCCCAGCGCGTGTTTATCGGTACCGACTCCAGTTTCATAAGAGTACCAGATGAATTCCGAGATGGTACTCACAAACTGATTGAAGTGCGGGACGAAACCGGCAGTCAGGTGTTTTTTGCAACCTACGTGCTTCTGCCTCGTCACCTGACACCGGTAGATGTGATGCTGCGCGAAGGCCAGTACCCTTATGGCGGCGCACTTATGGCGCAAGCCCAGCACCGCTACGAGTCGCTCAAGCGACTTCTGGCGTCCAACGCAAGCAATGCCGTTCGCGAACAGGCAGCCTACGCGCTGTCAGTCGTCGAAAGAGGGTATGACAACGTAAAACTCAAACCGCTTGCCTTTCCGAAGGTCTCTAAACCCGATGTTTCGATTGTAATACCGGCGCACAACAAAGTCGAAGTGACTTACCTCGCCCTGTGCAGCTTGCTGCTCGCCCAAAATGATGCCTCCTTCGAAGTTATCGTCGTAGACGATGCCTCGACGGACGAAACCGCAGACCTGGAGACTTTCGTTTCCGGAATCACGGTGATCCATAATGCCGAGGCACAACGGTTCATCCGCGCCTGTAACGCAGGTGTGGCACAGGCAAAGGGCGAATACGTTGTTTTGCTGAACAATGACGTCGAAGTCACTTCGGGTTGGCTGGATGAGCTGATTTCAGGCTTCGACCGTTTTGACGGCGTGGGAGCCGTTGGCTCCAAACTGCTTTATCCTAACGGAGAGTTGCAGGATGCCGGCGGCATGGTTTGGGGTACGGGGAACCCATGGAACTACGGAAACCGCCAAAACGCCTGGGCGCCACAGTTCAGTTATGCCCGTCAGGTCGACTATCTCTCTGGCGCGGCACTGATGACCACCCGCGAAATCTGGAACGAAGTCGGCGGACTGTCGAGTTATCTCGAACCGATGTATTTCGAGGACACTGACTTCTCCTTCAAAATCCGCGATGCGGGGTACAAAACCTTCTTCATCCCCGCCTCCATCGTCTATCACTACGAGGGGATGACTTCGGGCACTGATGTAACGACCGGTTACAAACGCTACCAAGAGGTCAACCGTCCCAAGTTCAAACGTCAGTGGGTGAAAGCTTATGCTTCCCACGGACAAAATGAAGGTTTTCGACCCGACCTTGAAAAAGACCGTGGCATTGTTGGGCGTGTTTTGTTCATCGACTACACCACGCCTCGACCGGATCGTGATGCCGGTTCTTATGCCGCAATCCAGGAAATCAAGTTGGTCCAGTCTTTGGGCTACAAGGTAACCTTCCTGCCGCAAAACCTCGCAAGTTTCGGCGGGTACACGGAAGAACTTCAGAAGATGGGTGTCGAAGTCATTATTGCTCCCTTCTTCTTGTCGGTATCCGAGTTCCTGGAGAAGTATGGGGCTGATTTCGACGCGTTTTACATCACACGCTATTATGTGGCCAACGAAACGCTTCCGATCATCCGCCGTGTAGCACCCCATGCCAAAGTACTATTCAACAACGCAGACCTCCATTTCCTGCGTGAGTTGCGCCGCGCATTGAGCGAAGGCAGCGAAGAGATGATGAACGGCATGCGAGACGTCCGTGAAATGGAACTTCGCATTATGCGCGATGTAGACGTGATCCTCTCGTACAACGATGCAGAACACGCAGTCATCACCTCACATCTCGAAGGTGCCGTTCCTGTGACCAAATGCCCTTGGGTCGTAGATGTTCCTGACACTATCCCCGGAATCGAAGGCCGCACGGGAATGTCGTTCCTCGGCAGCTTTGGACACCACCCCAACATGGAGGGAATAGAGTGGTTTGCAGAAGAAATCCTGCCAGCCATTAACACCTCAGCGGCTGATTTCGATCTTGCGGTATATGGCTCGGGCATGGCCGATGGCGCCAAACACCTCGCATCCGATCTGTTGCGCCCCGTGGGTTTCGTTCAGGAAATCGAAGATGCATTCCATCAGCACCGTGTCTTTGTTGCTCCGTTGCTGTCCGGAGCGGGTATCAAAGGCAAAGTGCTAAGCGCGCTCGCGCATGGCATCCCCTGTGTTTTGTCCCCGACAGCGGCCGAAGGCATTGGCCTGCGCCACGGCCATGACTGCTTTATTGTACGCACGAAACAAGAATGGGTTCAGGCCATCCAAAGCCTTGCCGAGGATGACGTTCTTTGGATTTCCATGTCCGAGAACGCGCGCAACTACATCAAAGAAACCTTCTCGTTTGAAACGGGTAAGGATCACATGCGCAACGCGTTTGAATGCGTTGACATGTTCCAGCACATCTAA
- a CDS encoding mannose-1-phosphate guanylyltransferase/mannose-6-phosphate isomerase produces MTHNDVITPVLLSGGSGTRLWPLSRKSYPKQFSPLLGETSLFQRSAERLSGPAFAAPMVLTNSDFRFIVTEQLAGVGIDPSAILIEPAGRNTAPAVLAAALWQAKTDSDALLLVAPSDHEVPDAEAFRAAVAAGVPAAKDGRLVTFGIKPTRPETGYGYLELSEDPGDFAARPLALSRFVEKPDAQRAAEMLSAGNYLWNAGIFLFTAKTIIAAFEAHAPELLGPVKAAVDNGKPDLGFLRLDPEAWDGAQDVSIDYAVMEKADNLSVVPFGSEWSDLGGWDAVWRESGPDDKGVATHGAATAIDCENTLLRSEDEGLEIVGLGVKDLIAVAMPDAVLVADVSRAQEVKQAVTALKAKKSRQATAFPKDHRPWGWFESLVIGDRFQVKRIHVHPGAALSLQSHHHRSEHWIVVEGTAKVTVDEEVKLVSENQSVYIPLGAVHRMENPGKVPMVLIEVQTGTYLGEDDIIRYEDVYARG; encoded by the coding sequence TTGACCCACAATGATGTCATTACCCCCGTACTCCTTTCCGGCGGTTCTGGTACGCGGCTTTGGCCGCTTAGCCGCAAGAGTTATCCCAAGCAGTTCTCACCGCTTTTGGGTGAAACCTCTCTGTTTCAACGTTCGGCCGAGCGTCTGAGTGGTCCGGCGTTTGCTGCGCCCATGGTTTTAACCAATTCGGACTTTCGATTTATCGTAACAGAGCAACTCGCTGGCGTCGGAATTGATCCCAGTGCCATCCTCATTGAGCCGGCTGGCCGCAACACTGCACCAGCGGTATTGGCAGCTGCTCTCTGGCAGGCGAAAACCGACAGTGACGCTCTGTTGCTTGTTGCACCGTCGGACCATGAAGTACCAGATGCCGAAGCCTTCCGTGCTGCAGTCGCCGCCGGTGTGCCAGCGGCCAAAGACGGCCGACTGGTCACCTTCGGCATTAAGCCGACGCGTCCAGAGACCGGATATGGATATCTCGAGTTGTCTGAAGATCCGGGCGACTTCGCAGCTCGCCCATTAGCGCTTTCGCGTTTCGTCGAGAAGCCCGACGCCCAGCGTGCCGCAGAGATGCTGTCGGCTGGAAACTATCTTTGGAACGCTGGAATTTTCCTGTTCACGGCGAAAACAATAATTGCAGCATTTGAAGCCCACGCACCGGAACTGTTGGGGCCTGTGAAAGCTGCGGTAGACAACGGCAAGCCTGATCTCGGTTTCTTGCGCCTTGATCCAGAGGCTTGGGACGGTGCCCAAGACGTATCGATCGACTATGCCGTTATGGAAAAGGCTGACAATCTTAGCGTTGTGCCATTCGGTTCCGAGTGGTCTGATCTCGGGGGATGGGATGCCGTTTGGCGAGAAAGCGGACCCGACGATAAGGGTGTAGCGACGCACGGCGCAGCCACGGCAATCGATTGTGAAAACACGCTGCTGCGGTCAGAAGATGAAGGTTTGGAGATCGTTGGACTTGGTGTGAAAGACTTGATTGCAGTAGCGATGCCTGATGCTGTTTTGGTCGCGGATGTTTCGCGTGCGCAAGAGGTCAAACAGGCGGTGACGGCTTTGAAGGCCAAAAAATCACGCCAGGCGACAGCCTTTCCGAAAGATCACCGACCATGGGGTTGGTTTGAAAGTCTGGTCATCGGAGATCGCTTTCAGGTGAAACGTATTCATGTTCATCCTGGCGCGGCGTTGAGTCTGCAGAGCCACCACCACCGTTCAGAGCATTGGATCGTTGTTGAAGGCACGGCCAAAGTGACAGTTGACGAAGAGGTCAAACTCGTCAGCGAAAACCAGTCGGTCTACATCCCGTTGGGTGCAGTTCACCGAATGGAAAATCCCGGCAAGGTGCCGATGGTTCTGATCGAGGTCCAAACTGGCACCTATCTGGGTGAAGATGACATTATTCGCTACGAAGACGTTTACGCGCGCGGGTAA
- a CDS encoding type II secretion system F family protein, which yields MRPFSYVAYDADGARTKGLILADTESDASARLRAQGLFVSELSVSRQRTNLTERLRRSARLNSDLQAVFARQMAVLLSAEMPLEAALEAIRTSGNGTTLSTVATRARAALMQGSTLAEALEEAGAGFPAYVTAAIHAGEGAGELAAVFEELARHLENLGNEKAEIVSALVYPAFVAAVSFLVCAILMINVAPEIVAMFEISGQPLPPLTQYVLAVSDWIQDNFTLVSTIIGGFALLIVASSRLQALRTIRDRFLLRLPLIGRLMRRAAAVQYLRTLALVLASRQTVPVAVQNAARVLDIARFQTEGESVLIALQEGASLSDALDRLSIIPPVARQLIGAGEMSARLAPMTERSAILVESDLTSERKRIAALLEPMLMMLVGAFVLLIVLAVLLPIFDLQAVVAG from the coding sequence ATGAGACCGTTTTCCTATGTCGCTTATGATGCTGACGGCGCGCGCACTAAGGGGCTCATTCTGGCAGATACCGAGTCTGACGCTTCTGCCAGACTGCGGGCGCAGGGTTTGTTTGTTTCGGAACTCTCCGTTTCGCGCCAACGTACCAATCTGACAGAACGTCTGCGCCGTTCCGCCCGCCTCAACAGCGACCTGCAAGCCGTTTTCGCGCGGCAAATGGCCGTCCTGCTATCTGCCGAAATGCCTCTTGAGGCCGCGCTGGAAGCGATCCGCACATCCGGAAATGGAACCACTTTGTCGACCGTTGCCACTCGCGCGCGCGCGGCTCTGATGCAAGGCAGTACCCTTGCGGAAGCTTTGGAAGAAGCCGGCGCAGGATTTCCTGCCTATGTCACCGCAGCGATTCATGCCGGCGAAGGCGCTGGTGAACTTGCCGCAGTATTTGAGGAACTTGCACGCCATCTGGAAAATCTCGGCAACGAGAAGGCAGAGATTGTCAGCGCCTTGGTGTACCCCGCGTTTGTTGCCGCTGTTTCTTTTCTCGTTTGCGCAATTTTGATGATCAACGTCGCGCCGGAAATCGTCGCCATGTTCGAGATCTCGGGTCAACCTTTGCCTCCGCTCACCCAGTATGTCCTCGCCGTAAGCGACTGGATACAAGACAACTTTACCTTGGTGTCGACGATTATTGGCGGTTTCGCCCTTTTGATCGTTGCATCCAGTCGGCTCCAAGCGCTTCGGACAATCCGTGATCGTTTCCTGTTGCGCCTGCCTCTGATCGGCCGGCTAATGCGTCGCGCCGCCGCGGTGCAATATCTGCGCACACTCGCCTTGGTGCTGGCAAGTCGCCAAACCGTTCCGGTGGCAGTACAAAATGCTGCTCGGGTTCTGGACATTGCGCGGTTCCAGACCGAAGGGGAAAGTGTCCTGATCGCACTGCAAGAAGGCGCAAGCCTGTCCGACGCCTTAGACCGCCTCTCCATTATTCCGCCTGTCGCGCGTCAATTGATCGGTGCTGGCGAAATGTCGGCCCGTTTGGCACCGATGACAGAGCGGAGCGCTATTCTGGTCGAAAGCGATCTAACGAGTGAACGGAAACGCATCGCCGCTTTGCTCGAACCAATGTTGATGATGTTGGTTGGGGCATTTGTTCTGTTGATCGTGCTGGCAGTGCTACTACCGATCTTCGATCTGCAGGCTGTGGTGGCGGGCTAA
- a CDS encoding GspE/PulE family protein codes for MPFSFARDHQVARDGDTLIVGPRASVLGLREARRRAGRTLAISHLGQDAFERALERLYQSQGAAAAPDDGLSFDLEEGSAGARQRDLLEDAEDAPVIQLVNQLLRRAVLSRASDLHLEPSETGLRVRMRIDGFLQTIMERDDVPVRRVVSRLKVMAGLDIAETRLPQDGRIPLRLGGRLIDTRVSSLPGNYGERIVLRILDRSTGLMELDALGLTADQVALLERLSALPNGIILATGPTGSGKTTTLYSLLKLTNHDDRNIVTVEDPVEYDLPGVNQSQVNSEIGMTFAAGLRATLRQDPDVILVGEIRDTETASVAAQAALTGHLVFSSLHANSSIGAIVRLRDLGLDDFLISATLRGVIAQRLLRRLCSECSEPAAPSQAEAAHFIRHHMDVPESIHAPKGCAACNSSGYAGRVGIFEMTEVDDAMRTAIDGGASEIELTRLGLSEEQTLIGQALFQVASGKTSLAEALRVVGDGA; via the coding sequence TTGCCGTTTTCCTTTGCCCGCGACCATCAGGTTGCGCGCGACGGCGATACACTGATCGTGGGGCCACGGGCGAGCGTTCTGGGACTGCGGGAGGCACGGCGACGTGCGGGGCGTACGCTTGCGATCTCGCACCTAGGCCAAGATGCATTCGAGCGAGCGTTGGAACGGCTCTATCAATCTCAGGGCGCCGCAGCAGCGCCAGACGACGGATTGTCCTTTGATCTCGAAGAGGGAAGCGCCGGAGCCCGTCAGCGCGACCTATTGGAAGACGCCGAGGACGCGCCTGTTATCCAGCTTGTGAATCAGCTTTTGCGTCGTGCGGTCCTGTCGCGCGCTTCGGATTTGCACCTCGAACCGTCAGAAACCGGCCTTCGAGTCAGAATGCGGATCGACGGGTTTTTGCAAACAATCATGGAGCGCGATGATGTTCCTGTCCGTCGAGTCGTTAGCCGTCTAAAGGTCATGGCCGGTCTGGACATCGCCGAAACTCGCCTGCCACAAGACGGGCGCATTCCGCTCCGGCTTGGAGGTCGTTTGATCGACACCCGTGTGAGTTCGCTTCCCGGCAACTACGGCGAACGTATTGTTCTGCGTATTCTGGACCGCTCCACTGGTCTGATGGAACTCGACGCACTTGGCCTCACCGCAGATCAGGTTGCGCTGCTTGAACGTTTGTCTGCCCTTCCCAACGGCATCATTCTTGCCACCGGCCCAACAGGATCAGGCAAGACCACAACTCTTTACTCTCTCCTGAAGCTCACCAACCACGACGATCGAAATATCGTTACTGTGGAAGATCCCGTGGAATATGACCTGCCAGGTGTTAACCAGTCGCAAGTCAATTCCGAAATCGGCATGACCTTCGCTGCCGGACTTCGCGCCACTCTGCGCCAAGACCCTGATGTGATCCTCGTCGGCGAGATTCGTGATACTGAGACGGCTTCTGTCGCCGCCCAAGCCGCCCTCACCGGACACCTGGTGTTTTCATCACTGCACGCAAACTCGTCCATCGGGGCAATCGTGCGCCTGCGCGACCTTGGCCTCGATGACTTCCTGATCTCCGCCACCCTACGGGGCGTGATCGCCCAGCGCCTGCTGCGACGCCTCTGTTCGGAATGCTCGGAACCCGCTGCACCGAGCCAAGCCGAGGCCGCACACTTCATTCGCCACCACATGGACGTACCCGAAAGCATCCATGCTCCCAAAGGATGTGCAGCTTGCAATTCTTCCGGCTATGCCGGCCGCGTGGGTATCTTCGAAATGACGGAAGTGGACGATGCCATGCGTACTGCCATCGATGGTGGCGCCTCCGAAATCGAGCTGACGCGGCTTGGCTTGTCCGAAGAACAAACTCTCATAGGTCAGGCCCTTTTTCAGGTTGCATCTGGCAAAACCTCGTTGGCCGAGGCATTGCGCGTTGTGGGTGACGGAGCATGA
- the gspD gene encoding type II secretion system secretin GspD has product MLKHPFRTLVLTFGLAIAQLSVATSPVQAQVELDLRDADLRSFVQIVSEATGRNFVLDPQVRGTVTVLAPQGLAPDALYEVFLSVLELNRLTVVEGGAVTRIVPMTVARELADGSALPTDSAGYETRVIKVNHASLDEVITVIRPLLPSEAVITPVPGSGLLILSDRGKNHRRISNLIKRLDQPRDDTIELIRLNNASAAEMVGVVEGMGLLRGGATVSVDRRSNALIVSGSDEVRDTVRALVTKLDQRGTVTVSSVEQLNYADASALADVVLRSFADQSEQGQLVRIVPELQTNALLITAPRDMMRDITAMVRHLDRRPTQVLVEAVIFELSVEGYSDLSSQFAGVINNAIVGGVQFTLEGRPSLTSLISAAVNGEVVNPGDGGVFGGGNQSGDNAFFGFISALASTSSVRLLSTPSIMTLNNQEAEIVVAQNVPFVTGSYTSTGNNSNPENPFQTIERRDVGLTLNVTPQINADQTVRLLIKQEVSNLTRQASAAGGEITARRALSTTVLVRDGNVIMLGGLLENESGATSKKVPGISNTPLIGGLFRGKNATKNQSVLLVMLRPRVINNDAEAQRITKQVARETRKASLALQPADSHLYPQTPNAALPFDGNNLNQPFDAGFIDNVAQSRNLPPLPARLPISN; this is encoded by the coding sequence ATGTTGAAACACCCTTTTCGCACACTTGTTTTGACCTTCGGTCTGGCAATTGCACAGTTGTCGGTGGCAACATCCCCGGTCCAAGCACAAGTGGAACTGGACCTGCGTGACGCGGATTTACGCAGCTTTGTTCAGATTGTCTCCGAAGCCACCGGACGCAACTTCGTTCTCGACCCTCAAGTCAGAGGAACCGTTACGGTTCTGGCTCCGCAAGGCCTTGCACCCGACGCATTGTACGAAGTGTTTCTCAGTGTGCTTGAACTCAATCGTCTGACAGTGGTCGAAGGCGGCGCTGTGACCCGCATTGTGCCTATGACCGTTGCGCGTGAACTCGCAGACGGTTCGGCGCTTCCAACTGATAGTGCCGGCTATGAAACCCGCGTCATCAAGGTCAACCATGCCTCCCTGGACGAAGTAATCACAGTCATCCGCCCCCTGTTGCCCTCAGAAGCGGTAATAACGCCTGTACCAGGGTCAGGCTTGCTGATCCTTTCGGACCGCGGCAAAAACCATCGCCGCATTTCAAACCTCATCAAACGCCTCGACCAACCGCGTGATGACACCATCGAACTGATCCGCCTTAACAACGCCAGCGCCGCCGAAATGGTCGGAGTTGTTGAAGGCATGGGACTGCTTCGTGGCGGCGCGACCGTTTCTGTCGACCGCCGCTCCAATGCACTGATCGTTTCTGGCTCGGATGAAGTGCGCGACACTGTTCGCGCATTGGTCACCAAACTTGATCAGCGCGGAACCGTGACCGTCAGCAGCGTCGAACAACTCAACTACGCTGATGCCTCCGCTCTTGCCGACGTTGTCCTGCGCAGCTTTGCCGACCAAAGCGAGCAGGGACAGCTCGTTCGTATCGTGCCGGAACTTCAGACCAACGCATTGTTGATCACCGCTCCGCGCGACATGATGCGAGACATTACAGCTATGGTTCGCCACCTTGACCGTCGCCCGACGCAGGTCCTCGTGGAGGCGGTTATCTTTGAACTTTCCGTTGAAGGCTATTCGGATCTGTCCAGCCAATTCGCTGGCGTTATTAACAATGCGATCGTTGGCGGCGTTCAATTTACGCTAGAAGGACGCCCAAGCCTGACCAGCCTTATTTCCGCTGCCGTGAATGGCGAAGTGGTAAACCCAGGAGACGGCGGTGTGTTTGGCGGCGGTAACCAGAGCGGCGACAATGCGTTCTTTGGCTTCATCTCAGCGCTTGCTTCAACCAGCTCAGTGCGCCTGCTCAGCACACCGTCAATCATGACCCTAAACAATCAGGAAGCCGAAATTGTTGTTGCGCAAAACGTTCCCTTTGTGACCGGCTCCTATACATCCACCGGCAACAATTCGAACCCTGAAAACCCGTTTCAGACCATTGAGCGACGAGACGTTGGCTTGACGCTTAACGTGACACCGCAAATCAACGCAGACCAGACCGTCCGCCTTCTAATCAAGCAGGAGGTGTCTAACCTGACCCGGCAAGCCTCCGCTGCCGGTGGTGAGATAACGGCACGCCGTGCATTGTCAACAACCGTTCTGGTTCGCGACGGAAACGTCATCATGCTTGGCGGGCTTCTGGAAAACGAAAGCGGCGCGACCTCCAAAAAAGTTCCAGGTATTTCCAACACGCCTTTGATTGGAGGCCTGTTCAGAGGCAAAAACGCCACGAAAAACCAGTCGGTTCTTTTGGTTATGTTGCGCCCGCGCGTGATCAACAACGACGCCGAAGCCCAGCGCATCACGAAACAGGTCGCACGGGAGACGCGCAAGGCCAGCCTTGCCTTGCAACCCGCAGACAGTCATCTTTATCCGCAAACGCCGAATGCGGCTCTGCCCTTTGATGGCAACAACCTGAACCAACCTTTTGATGCGGGATTCATCGACAATGTCGCCCAAAGCCGAAATCTCCCGCCCCTCCCAGCCCGCCTCCCCATCTCCAACTGA
- a CDS encoding type II secretion system protein N, with product MRLIAFVFTLAAMAGLAFAALELQTALSNPVPPADQRVASAKPAPDVTRNEPQPPIRWPALFGTVVAEEPQPPAPPTQPREPQPPKPPAPPIDSLGYTLKGMVRTGAEDGRGDWAIVGHPTGDQLLRVGDELTDGITVVEITEEGLWVDRGGERALLGFVKE from the coding sequence ATGCGTCTGATTGCCTTCGTTTTTACTCTGGCTGCTATGGCCGGGCTGGCGTTTGCCGCGCTTGAGCTTCAAACAGCACTCTCAAATCCCGTGCCGCCCGCGGATCAACGGGTCGCATCCGCAAAACCTGCTCCCGACGTAACGCGCAACGAGCCTCAACCACCGATACGATGGCCTGCTCTCTTTGGCACCGTAGTCGCGGAAGAACCTCAACCGCCAGCGCCACCGACACAACCGCGCGAACCTCAGCCGCCCAAGCCACCGGCTCCTCCGATAGACAGCCTTGGCTACACTCTCAAAGGCATGGTTCGTACTGGTGCCGAAGATGGGAGAGGCGACTGGGCCATTGTCGGGCATCCGACCGGCGACCAGCTTTTACGGGTTGGCGATGAACTCACCGACGGCATCACAGTGGTTGAAATCACCGAAGAGGGTCTCTGGGTCGACAGAGGTGGAGAACGGGCTCTTTTGGGATTTGTAAAAGAATAA
- the gspM gene encoding type II secretion system protein GspM: protein MTDRLIDLLGRLSGRERALLGVLVGVIAPLALWFGLLAPLAQDRVTALSSLNEARALEAWVNDRAAENALLRATAPQKSPPAIGASGVEQTLISSGLRESLSGLSDPGDGTLALRFDEVAFDALILWLSNSEAVWGYELNSFRLERTDVSGVVSAELALHPRN, encoded by the coding sequence ATGACTGATCGGCTGATTGACCTGCTAGGCCGTCTTTCTGGCCGGGAACGGGCTCTACTTGGTGTGCTCGTCGGCGTCATTGCGCCTCTTGCGCTATGGTTTGGACTGCTCGCACCCTTGGCACAGGATCGGGTAACTGCACTTTCGTCTCTGAACGAAGCACGGGCATTGGAGGCTTGGGTTAATGACCGAGCCGCCGAGAACGCGCTGCTTCGCGCCACTGCACCCCAAAAATCTCCTCCAGCTATTGGCGCGTCTGGCGTCGAACAGACACTGATTTCCTCTGGTCTGCGAGAAAGCCTGTCGGGACTTTCGGACCCCGGTGACGGAACGCTTGCCCTACGGTTTGACGAAGTGGCATTCGATGCTCTGATACTTTGGTTGTCTAACAGCGAGGCGGTTTGGGGCTACGAACTCAACAGCTTCAGACTGGAGCGGACTGACGTTTCAGGCGTGGTGTCTGCCGAGCTGGCACTGCACCCTCGAAACTGA